One genomic region from bacterium encodes:
- a CDS encoding response regulator yields MKLACVLCQKEYVFDPDKIPDGGFRIGCGVCGAKYTVVLPDGWKTFGAQPAPAISGSSEASQEAGQDLNQVAVPDEKYILMADDTAFFRALMSDLLTKQGFKVKTAGDGREALNIFLASPKSFMLLLLDLQMPKLSGFGVLEELKGLEGYVPPIIVMTGVHDSHEDIKIVRDMGASGFLDKSLDPSVAVERIKMVMAEHEGK; encoded by the coding sequence ATGAAACTAGCCTGTGTCCTTTGTCAAAAAGAGTACGTGTTTGACCCTGATAAGATCCCTGATGGCGGTTTCCGCATCGGCTGCGGTGTTTGCGGTGCGAAATACACTGTTGTGCTGCCCGACGGCTGGAAAACCTTCGGGGCACAACCTGCCCCTGCCATTTCGGGGAGTTCAGAAGCGAGCCAGGAGGCAGGCCAGGACCTGAACCAGGTTGCAGTCCCGGACGAGAAGTATATCCTCATGGCCGACGATACCGCTTTCTTCAGGGCCCTGATGTCAGATCTCCTGACGAAACAGGGCTTCAAGGTCAAGACAGCTGGGGATGGAAGAGAAGCCCTGAACATCTTCCTGGCATCACCTAAATCATTCATGCTGCTGCTTTTAGACCTCCAGATGCCCAAGCTTTCCGGTTTCGGTGTCCTCGAGGAATTAAAGGGCCTTGAGGGCTATGTCCCCCCGATAATAGTCATGACGGGAGTCCACGACAGCCACGAGGACATCAAGATCGTCCGCGACATGGGGGCCTCGGGGTTCCTGGACAAGAGCCTGGACCCGTCGGTAGCCGTGGAGCGGATCAAAATGGTTATGGCGGAGCATGAGGGGAAGTAA
- a CDS encoding type II toxin-antitoxin system VapC family toxin, producing the protein MEIVVDTSVIIAVIVNESRKGQLVEMTRGASLHAPSSLHWEMGNAFSAMFKRNRIDLSQALKALTSYKTIPVRFHDVDLKSSLELSDTHGLYAYDAYFLTCAMKVNSPLLTLDASLADAADRAGIAVLEV; encoded by the coding sequence ATGGAAATCGTAGTCGATACATCAGTAATTATAGCCGTCATCGTCAACGAAAGTCGGAAAGGACAGCTGGTAGAGATGACCAGAGGGGCATCCCTTCACGCACCCTCCTCTCTTCACTGGGAAATGGGCAACGCCTTTTCTGCCATGTTCAAACGAAACCGCATTGATCTGTCGCAGGCTCTCAAAGCACTTACTTCCTACAAAACAATTCCTGTTCGCTTTCACGATGTCGACCTTAAAAGTTCTCTGGAACTATCGGATACCCATGGGCTGTACGCCTACGATGCCTATTTTCTTACCTGTGCCATGAAAGTTAACAGCCCCCTTCTGACTTTGGACGCTTCACTGGCGGATGCTGCCGATAGGGCGGGGATAGCTGTCCTGGAGGTGTGA
- a CDS encoding type II toxin-antitoxin system Phd/YefM family antitoxin — protein sequence MKVYTFSEARQKLASVLNQAKEEGEVRICRKDGSSFIVKPAIYEESPLQTDGVHSSLSAEEIVEYVREGRERGPKGKI from the coding sequence ATGAAAGTTTATACGTTTTCGGAAGCAAGACAAAAACTCGCCTCGGTTCTAAACCAGGCAAAGGAAGAGGGAGAAGTGAGAATCTGCCGGAAAGATGGCAGCTCATTTATTGTCAAACCGGCTATCTACGAGGAATCACCTCTTCAGACAGATGGAGTCCATTCATCCCTTTCGGCAGAAGAGATAGTTGAATATGTCAGGGAAGGAAGGGAGAGAGGCCCGAAGGGCAAGATCTAG